In a genomic window of Blastocatellia bacterium:
- a CDS encoding MaoC family dehydratase: MSREEKPPRVIEPQYGRKLDDFKVGEVYQHPWEVTIDEGMMAMFAASFLDANPLYSSRRFARDLGFRDRVVHPLLLLNLALSFTVHDVSEQAIAHLAYMDLKFPHAAHAGDTLSASSEVLGARLSASRPGRGIIHVRTTGVNQDGLPLVYFERKALIPTGTLADRAHPPHSHAATNPPRASGPLSQPPQAMKEPLPKELALMIRAPRWAGRPAGLFEDFHAGDVILHSGGRTVGHSEHMQLTMLTRNSHPLHFDEVYSRERSFARTRVVEGGLVFAWAASLASRDTSANALWELGYDRGSHPNPVLGGDTIYAASRVTDTRDHSARAGVVRFHLVGVKNRRPAALIKDGVDLFTDSFDEKVFEIERAVLLPKRAFLS, encoded by the coding sequence ATGAGCAGAGAGGAAAAACCGCCGCGCGTGATCGAGCCGCAGTATGGGCGCAAGCTCGACGATTTCAAAGTCGGCGAGGTCTATCAGCACCCGTGGGAAGTGACGATTGATGAAGGCATGATGGCGATGTTCGCGGCGTCGTTCCTCGATGCCAACCCGCTCTATTCGAGCCGCCGCTTTGCCCGCGATCTCGGCTTCCGCGACCGCGTCGTCCACCCGCTGCTGCTCTTGAACCTGGCGCTCAGCTTCACTGTGCATGACGTGTCGGAGCAGGCCATCGCGCATCTCGCGTACATGGATTTGAAATTCCCGCACGCCGCGCACGCGGGCGACACGCTCTCGGCGTCGTCCGAAGTGCTAGGCGCGCGACTTTCGGCGTCGCGTCCCGGTCGCGGCATCATTCACGTTCGCACGACCGGGGTTAATCAAGACGGCTTGCCGCTGGTCTACTTCGAGCGCAAGGCGCTGATCCCCACCGGCACGCTCGCAGACCGCGCACACCCGCCGCACAGTCATGCGGCGACCAACCCGCCGCGCGCCAGCGGCCCGCTCAGTCAGCCGCCGCAGGCGATGAAAGAGCCGCTACCGAAAGAGCTGGCCCTGATGATTCGCGCGCCGCGCTGGGCGGGCCGCCCGGCGGGACTCTTTGAAGATTTTCACGCCGGCGATGTGATTCTACACAGCGGCGGTCGCACCGTCGGTCACAGCGAGCATATGCAACTGACGATGCTGACGCGCAACAGCCACCCGCTGCATTTCGATGAAGTCTATTCGCGTGAGCGCAGCTTTGCCCGTACTCGTGTGGTCGAAGGCGGCCTGGTCTTCGCGTGGGCGGCCAGCCTGGCGAGCCGCGACACGTCGGCCAACGCCTTATGGGAGCTTGGTTATGATCGCGGCAGCCACCCGAACCCTGTGCTGGGCGGCGACACGATCTATGCCGCCTCGCGGGTCACCGACACACGCGATCACAGCGCGCGCGCCGGCGTCGTCAGGTTCCACCTGGTCGGTGTGAAGAATCGGCGACCCGCCGCCCTCATCAAAGACGGCGTGGATTTATTCACTGACAGCTTCGACGAAAAAGTCTTCGAGATCGAGCGCGCCGTGCTGCTACCCAAGCGGGCCTTCTTAAGCTAA
- a CDS encoding phosphoribosyltransferase family protein — MLVPKPQLIPSADQVEALLKQTGALREGHFEFPTGFHSTHYFQMPLAMRYHDNARVLNVALSRLLRREPEVLAALPSCAIVAPAAGGIPVAFGIRAALNADQIFWAEKTERRYHFRQYLDARGIKCILVDDIVRSGRVITEMLALIKEVGAEVVAIGSLVQFKDAHIDTGGIPYYSLLNVDTQFHSPGDCPSCKANQPIEKVWY, encoded by the coding sequence ATGCTCGTTCCCAAACCGCAACTCATCCCTTCCGCCGATCAGGTCGAGGCGCTGTTGAAACAGACCGGCGCGTTGCGCGAAGGCCACTTCGAGTTTCCCACAGGCTTTCATTCGACGCATTACTTTCAGATGCCGCTGGCGATGCGCTATCACGACAACGCCCGCGTCCTCAATGTCGCGCTGTCGCGCTTGCTGCGCCGCGAGCCCGAAGTATTGGCGGCGCTGCCCAGTTGCGCCATCGTCGCGCCGGCAGCGGGCGGCATCCCGGTCGCCTTCGGCATCCGCGCCGCGCTCAACGCCGACCAGATTTTCTGGGCCGAAAAGACCGAAAGACGCTACCACTTCCGCCAGTACCTCGACGCCCGCGGCATCAAATGCATCCTGGTTGACGACATCGTGCGCTCGGGCCGCGTCATCACCGAGATGCTGGCGTTGATCAAGGAAGTCGGCGCCGAAGTCGTCGCCATCGGCTCGCTGGTGCAGTTCAAAGACGCGCATATCGATACCGGCGGCATCCCCTATTATTCGCTGCTCAACGTTGACACGCAGTTCCACTCGCCCGGCGATTGCCCGAGCTGTAAGGCGAACCAGCCGATTGAAAAAGTCTGGTACTGA
- a CDS encoding alpha/beta fold hydrolase produces the protein MQKLWTRSLRRQALLTALLFVASVTTFAQAAAQPADKTATVYGAKIHYLESGSGPAVILLHGLGGDSSNWATTVAPLAAKFRVIVPDQIGFGRSDKPMLNYRVATLVDFLDGFMKQVGIERASLVGNSLGGFTAAAYALAHPEKVDRLVLVDAAGFAMPKDFDPRTLSALNPSTREQAKTILSMIFYNKALSSDIAVDTMLTRRVTAGDGYTIQRFIDSIAHGEDVLDGRLGGIKQPTLILWGREDQLTPMWMAERFKKEIAGSELVVLDKCGHVPQLEKAAEFNAAVMKFLSGEMANK, from the coding sequence ATGCAGAAACTCTGGACGCGCTCACTGAGACGGCAGGCGCTGCTTACGGCGCTGCTTTTTGTAGCCTCCGTTACAACTTTCGCGCAGGCCGCGGCCCAGCCTGCCGATAAGACGGCGACCGTCTACGGCGCCAAGATTCATTACCTGGAATCCGGCAGCGGCCCGGCGGTGATTCTGCTGCACGGGCTCGGCGGCGACTCCTCGAACTGGGCGACGACCGTAGCGCCGCTGGCGGCGAAGTTCCGCGTCATCGTCCCCGACCAGATCGGCTTCGGGCGCTCGGACAAGCCGATGCTCAATTACCGCGTCGCCACGCTGGTCGATTTCCTCGACGGCTTCATGAAGCAAGTCGGCATCGAGCGCGCTTCGCTGGTCGGCAATTCGCTCGGCGGGTTTACGGCGGCGGCTTACGCGCTGGCGCACCCGGAAAAAGTAGACCGCCTGGTGCTCGTCGATGCCGCGGGCTTTGCCATGCCGAAAGACTTTGACCCGCGCACGCTGAGCGCGCTGAACCCTTCGACCCGCGAGCAGGCGAAGACCATCCTCTCGATGATCTTCTACAACAAGGCACTCAGCAGCGACATAGCGGTTGACACGATGCTAACCCGACGCGTCACGGCGGGCGACGGCTACACCATTCAGCGCTTCATCGATTCGATTGCTCATGGTGAAGACGTGCTGGACGGGCGGCTGGGCGGCATCAAGCAACCGACGCTGATCCTCTGGGGCAGGGAAGACCAGTTGACGCCAATGTGGATGGCCGAGCGCTTCAAGAAAGAGATTGCCGGCTCAGAGCTGGTAGTCCTTGATAAATGCGGCCATGTGCCGCAGCTCGAAAAGGCCGCCGAGTTCAACGCCGCCGTCATGAAGTTCCTGAGCGGCGAGATGGCCAACAAATAG
- a CDS encoding L,D-transpeptidase, which produces MVYSSKKLLALIATVLAALSIQACGPMPASNSNQSPPSQTAATGKQEPAIEATPVKQGESNWLVATGDTVTLNITALGAKSSRVLYRPVDAGDHVVALKKSPATNNAEGAFTTQIKMSPDFAGEVWAEVTYSDGSKKQTKPIQLSSADNAAIAEALAKDAAHADESEREDKYTNGKIQTAALVENQPDIKITVDVPAFRLTLWQNGKEVKTYEIGVGRKEFPLAIGMRRATQIIWNPEWVPPDSDWVEESHSDVEPGEHIDADDPRNPLGKVKVPLGDAFLIHQAKGPGDLGHLVSHGCVRMLQSDLYDLTEKIMEARGWPVSREKIEQTKNNTDRLIGKLSPPLPVDINYDTQVIEGGVLRIYPDVYGRNTNTVENLRAELQSSGVDAARLDDATLKQMLDRANANQLFAVNVSDLSSGNALAAGKMEPLTSQSKVAKRQPAAGSSRHARRR; this is translated from the coding sequence ATGGTTTATTCATCCAAAAAGCTCCTTGCCTTGATCGCCACGGTTCTCGCGGCGCTCTCGATACAAGCCTGCGGGCCGATGCCTGCGAGTAACTCGAACCAGTCGCCGCCATCGCAAACGGCAGCGACCGGCAAGCAGGAGCCGGCTATTGAAGCCACGCCGGTCAAGCAAGGCGAGAGCAACTGGCTGGTTGCCACTGGCGACACGGTGACGCTCAACATCACGGCGCTCGGCGCTAAATCGTCGCGCGTCCTCTACCGCCCGGTTGATGCCGGCGACCACGTCGTGGCGTTGAAGAAGAGCCCGGCGACCAACAACGCCGAGGGGGCATTCACGACACAGATCAAGATGTCGCCCGATTTCGCCGGCGAGGTCTGGGCCGAAGTCACTTACAGCGACGGCTCGAAGAAACAGACGAAGCCGATTCAGCTGTCGTCCGCCGACAACGCCGCCATCGCCGAAGCCCTGGCCAAAGACGCGGCGCACGCCGACGAGTCGGAGCGCGAAGACAAGTACACCAACGGCAAGATTCAAACCGCCGCGCTGGTCGAGAATCAACCGGACATCAAGATCACGGTTGACGTGCCGGCGTTTCGCTTGACCCTCTGGCAGAACGGCAAAGAGGTGAAGACCTATGAGATCGGCGTCGGGCGCAAAGAATTCCCGCTGGCCATCGGCATGCGCCGCGCCACGCAGATCATCTGGAATCCCGAATGGGTGCCGCCCGACAGCGACTGGGTCGAAGAATCGCACAGCGACGTCGAGCCCGGCGAGCACATTGACGCCGACGACCCGCGCAACCCGCTCGGCAAAGTCAAAGTCCCGCTCGGCGACGCCTTCCTGATTCATCAGGCGAAGGGGCCCGGCGATCTCGGCCATCTGGTCTCGCACGGCTGCGTTCGCATGCTGCAAAGCGATCTTTATGATTTGACCGAAAAGATCATGGAAGCGCGCGGCTGGCCGGTGTCGCGGGAGAAGATCGAGCAGACTAAGAACAACACCGACCGCCTGATCGGCAAACTCAGCCCGCCGCTGCCGGTTGATATCAACTATGACACGCAGGTGATCGAAGGCGGCGTGCTGCGCATCTACCCGGACGTTTACGGCCGCAACACCAACACGGTCGAGAACCTGCGCGCCGAGCTGCAAAGCTCCGGGGTTGACGCGGCGCGGCTCGACGACGCGACGCTCAAGCAGATGCTCGACCGCGCCAACGCCAACCAGCTGTTCGCCGTTAACGTCAGCGATCTGTCATCAGGCAATGCGCTCGCCGCCGGCAAGATGGAGCCGCTGACCAGCCAGTCGAAAGTCGCCAAGCGGCAGCCGGCAGCCGGCAGCTCGCGCCACGCCCGCCGCCGATAG
- a CDS encoding aldolase/citrate lyase family protein: protein MIELEPRYLVQMAHLTTPATVWKYVEGAATRSQANLVMLDLEDSIPRDNPELLEQGRANIIRAFNELDWGRRLRFFRPRGVELDPAHEDVAVIVEHAGAKLDGLIYPKIEDADEVRSIDAALTALEQRYGLPAGRIRIEALIESARAEENVFKIAFASKRLVGLVLGTYDYWASLGLRGSSYRYDHPLIDQVRGRVVKAAAAAGIPAIAEMTTNYPTRDKSETERRAALEEFRRDALYARDFGFAGKWTGIPEQTAMAVEIFQVPDDEISRAIEEARRFLEAEAEGRGAVMIEGRMADRATDRVNRNTLKMAYALSRIDEAMARELRLI from the coding sequence ATGATTGAACTGGAGCCGCGCTACCTCGTACAGATGGCGCACCTGACGACGCCTGCGACCGTCTGGAAGTATGTCGAAGGCGCGGCGACGCGCTCGCAAGCCAACCTCGTGATGCTCGACCTTGAAGACTCAATCCCGCGCGATAATCCTGAGCTGCTTGAACAGGGGCGCGCCAACATCATTCGCGCTTTCAACGAGCTGGACTGGGGCCGCCGCTTGCGCTTCTTCCGCCCGCGCGGCGTCGAGCTGGACCCGGCGCACGAAGACGTCGCGGTGATCGTCGAGCATGCCGGCGCGAAGCTTGACGGCTTGATCTATCCGAAGATCGAAGACGCCGACGAAGTGCGCTCGATTGACGCGGCGCTCACGGCGCTTGAGCAGCGCTACGGCCTGCCGGCGGGCCGCATCCGCATCGAAGCGTTGATCGAATCGGCGCGCGCCGAAGAGAATGTATTTAAAATCGCCTTCGCCTCGAAGCGCCTGGTCGGCCTGGTGCTGGGCACCTATGATTACTGGGCGAGCCTGGGATTGCGAGGGTCGAGTTATCGCTACGACCACCCGCTCATCGATCAGGTGCGCGGGCGGGTAGTGAAGGCGGCAGCCGCCGCCGGCATTCCGGCCATCGCCGAGATGACGACCAACTACCCGACGCGCGACAAGAGTGAAACCGAGCGCCGCGCCGCCCTCGAAGAGTTTCGCCGCGATGCGCTCTACGCCCGCGACTTCGGCTTTGCCGGCAAGTGGACGGGCATCCCCGAGCAGACCGCGATGGCGGTCGAGATTTTCCAGGTTCCCGACGACGAGATCAGCCGCGCCATTGAAGAGGCCCGCCGATTTTTAGAAGCCGAGGCCGAGGGGCGCGGCGCTGTGATGATTGAGGGCCGTATGGCCGACCGCGCCACAGACCGCGTCAACCGCAACACCCTGAAGATGGCTTACGCGCTCTCGCGCATTGACGAGGCGATGGCGCGCGAGCTGCGCTTGATTTGA
- a CDS encoding copper-binding protein yields MNRHGILLLVSIIILALAGCSHRAGNAQRYELKGTVVSIDRRGETVTIAHQEIPGYMEAMAMPFKPKDNWVLDQAQPGNRIQATLVVDGLRSWLEDVLITQETTDNAAPASNPEPQPGAAVPDFTLTDQDGKRITLGDYRGRALVVTFIYTRCPVPDYCPLMTNHFAAISRALKDDAALYDATRLLSVTVDPEYDTPKVLREYGAKYMGATDFSHWRFATGKPDEVKKVATGFGLQYWPEGGQIVHSLRTAVIAPDGRLVKLYRGNDWQPAEIVADLQGIKAAASGAKVYYGVGVVESINGPRTTVEINHEDIKDLMPAMSMPFEVKSPALLEQIAPGDRVSFTVEEMPHGLVIIELRKR; encoded by the coding sequence ATGAATCGCCACGGCATTCTTCTGCTTGTCTCGATCATCATTCTTGCGCTTGCCGGATGCAGTCACCGCGCCGGCAACGCGCAGCGGTACGAGTTAAAAGGCACAGTCGTCAGCATTGACCGGCGCGGCGAAACTGTGACCATCGCGCATCAAGAGATTCCCGGTTACATGGAAGCGATGGCCATGCCGTTCAAGCCCAAAGACAACTGGGTGCTTGATCAGGCCCAGCCGGGCAATCGCATTCAAGCGACGCTGGTGGTTGACGGCTTGCGCTCGTGGCTCGAAGACGTCCTCATCACGCAGGAGACGACCGACAACGCCGCGCCCGCCAGCAACCCCGAGCCGCAGCCGGGCGCGGCGGTGCCCGATTTCACGCTGACCGATCAAGACGGAAAACGGATCACGCTCGGCGATTATCGTGGCCGGGCGCTGGTCGTCACCTTCATCTACACGCGCTGCCCTGTGCCGGATTACTGCCCATTGATGACGAATCACTTTGCCGCAATCAGCCGGGCGCTCAAAGACGACGCCGCGCTCTATGACGCGACACGCCTCCTCAGCGTCACCGTTGACCCCGAATACGACACGCCGAAAGTGCTGCGCGAGTACGGCGCAAAGTACATGGGCGCGACAGACTTCAGCCACTGGAGGTTTGCGACCGGCAAGCCGGACGAGGTGAAGAAAGTCGCGACGGGGTTCGGCTTACAGTACTGGCCGGAAGGCGGGCAGATCGTCCACTCGCTGCGCACGGCGGTGATCGCGCCCGATGGCCGACTGGTGAAGCTCTATCGCGGCAACGACTGGCAGCCCGCCGAAATCGTCGCTGATTTGCAGGGCATCAAGGCGGCGGCGAGCGGCGCAAAAGTCTATTACGGCGTCGGCGTCGTTGAATCGATCAACGGGCCGCGCACCACCGTCGAGATCAATCACGAAGACATCAAGGACTTGATGCCGGCCATGAGCATGCCGTTTGAAGTGAAAAGCCCGGCGCTGCTAGAGCAGATTGCGCCGGGCGACCGCGTCAGCTTTACCGTCGAAGAGATGCCTCACGGGCTGGTGATTATCGAGCTTCGCAAGCGCTAG
- a CDS encoding C25 family cysteine peptidase, producing MRSKPGRTLPPASSTTAKALARRLAAALCLIALIVGAMWLRAARLNRHDAAAVTQLPATGVAEQSPPAAQAAAPAASDARPTAVATMKPQAGPQTGARVISKRVKLRLRAITPAAVALKDDAPDAQPPAAKIETAGAEVDPLPLRLMTPAVTPFNVTPPAPVAPATSISTVEPSLIAEREASAREVFADDESKEPHAGAAGGRRMHRANGAQESGQSSQAAQGERVAAQGERPSGPEVVQMVGPVSQDLDLRQLANIPGKGEEDEVRRTRHPMVPNQQAQGMDDPELTFRPQALSSMPATSVSFDGINQFNSSCACLPPDTHGDVGPNHYILSVNSSIQIYNKSGTTLSGPTNFNSFFSALGTSTPCGNNQNEGDGFILYDHIANRWVISDFAFTGSGSVNYQCVGVSKTADPVSGGWWLYAVQVDPSNPTWLGDYPKFGLWPDAYYFSVNLFDQNDDFQGVRVYALNRSQMINGTGAPAAGAVAFTILPAALGDTYSLVPATFRTGSTPPAGAAEYFMAIDSPATGGTILNKVYTWRFHVDFATPANSTLGVGATHTPNGTTTVDNFVDAFTSTSSLVPQNGTSQKLDTLGDKLMTPLVYHNLLGVESLWASHTINNNQNGTGPTAIRWYQFNVTGGTIPATPLQQQTFNNGADGLWRFMPSIAVDALGNMSIGYMTSSSTTEPSITYAGRLVSDPLNTLGQGEAQLIAGGGHQTSASGRWGDYSSLSIDPSDNCTFWHANEYYSATSTSSWKTRVGAFKFPTCSGGTQAKVKTFNASRAADGRVLLQWNSSVEVDNLGYHVYREQNGVRTRITPQLVGGSALLVGPGKSLLSGHSYSWADTPPAGAARYWLEDVDLNGKSTWHGPFVATATPAKNSAAGLGQSLMLSQLGLRESMLVSGTISQAAVNAAPLAPLTPVALKAQSALAARPAVKMAIKQEGFYRVTQAELVAAGLDPRVDPRSLQLFVDGVEQPIKVRGEQDGRFDAGDAIEFYATGLDVASTDTRVYWLAAGDAMGKRINTAVAKGKPAVASDFPYTIERKDRSVYFTVLRNGEGENFFGATVSGQPLDQSLWVQHLAAKKNDTATVEVSLQGLTHLPHTVALQLNGAEIGTLDFTGQSAGKTSLAIPASLLKEGENHVQLVARGGPSDVSLLDAIRITYPHSFVADNNALRLTAQGGQQVSIAGFTGAAVRLIDVTDANAVQEIQGAVSGGKGGYAITAAVPGAGERRLLALSDSQIKKPVTTTANQPSRWRRAANGADLLIFTRRDFAAALQPLVALRQSQGLSVAVVDVEDVYDEFSFGNKTPQALKDFVSYAASHWKQAPRFLLLAGSASYDARNYLGFGDSDVVPTKLIDTAEMETASDDWFADIADDGLARLAVGRLPARTPTEAAALVAKIIAYEHSSPAREATLVADANDGFNFETAARQLATLMPDTLKVNQIARGAGDSTARGELLAALSRGQKVVNYVGHGNVNLWRGDLLTNEDASRLTNADHLPLFVMMTCLNGYFIDPALDSLGGSLLKAERGGAVAVWASSGITGPADQAQMNQQLYRLLFGDAGLRMGEAVTKAKAAISDRDVRRTWILLGDPTMKLR from the coding sequence ATGAGGAGCAAACCGGGGCGCACCCTGCCGCCCGCTTCGTCAACGACCGCGAAAGCGCTGGCCCGGCGGCTGGCCGCCGCCCTTTGCCTGATTGCTTTGATCGTCGGCGCTATGTGGCTGCGGGCGGCGCGACTGAATCGGCATGATGCGGCAGCCGTAACCCAATTGCCGGCAACCGGCGTGGCGGAACAATCGCCGCCCGCCGCGCAAGCCGCTGCACCGGCGGCAAGCGACGCCAGGCCAACGGCTGTGGCTACGATGAAGCCACAGGCCGGCCCGCAAACCGGCGCGCGGGTCATCTCGAAGCGCGTCAAGCTGCGACTTCGCGCCATCACGCCGGCTGCGGTTGCGCTCAAAGATGACGCGCCGGACGCTCAGCCTCCGGCGGCTAAAATAGAAACCGCGGGCGCTGAAGTTGACCCCTTGCCGTTGCGGCTGATGACGCCCGCCGTGACGCCTTTCAACGTGACGCCGCCCGCGCCCGTCGCGCCCGCCACGTCCATATCAACGGTTGAGCCGAGCCTGATTGCCGAGCGCGAAGCGTCTGCCCGCGAAGTGTTTGCCGATGACGAATCCAAAGAACCGCATGCGGGCGCGGCGGGCGGACGCCGCATGCACCGCGCCAATGGCGCACAGGAGTCCGGGCAATCATCGCAAGCCGCGCAGGGCGAGCGCGTCGCCGCGCAAGGCGAGCGCCCCAGCGGCCCCGAAGTCGTCCAGATGGTCGGGCCGGTATCACAAGACCTCGACCTCAGGCAACTGGCCAACATTCCCGGAAAGGGCGAGGAAGACGAGGTGCGCCGGACGCGTCACCCGATGGTGCCGAATCAGCAGGCTCAGGGCATGGATGACCCTGAGCTGACGTTCAGGCCGCAAGCGCTTTCGAGCATGCCTGCGACATCTGTGTCGTTTGATGGAATAAACCAATTCAATAGCTCTTGCGCTTGTCTGCCGCCGGACACCCACGGCGATGTCGGGCCGAATCATTACATCCTTTCCGTCAACTCATCGATTCAAATCTACAACAAGAGTGGCACGACGCTGTCCGGGCCGACGAACTTCAATTCATTCTTTTCGGCGCTCGGAACCAGCACCCCCTGCGGCAACAATCAGAATGAAGGCGATGGCTTCATCCTGTATGACCATATCGCCAACCGCTGGGTGATCAGCGATTTTGCCTTCACTGGGAGCGGCAGCGTCAATTATCAATGCGTTGGCGTGTCGAAGACCGCCGACCCGGTTTCGGGGGGCTGGTGGTTATACGCGGTACAGGTTGATCCATCAAATCCGACATGGCTCGGCGATTATCCGAAGTTCGGATTGTGGCCCGATGCTTACTACTTCTCGGTGAATCTGTTCGATCAGAACGATGATTTCCAGGGCGTGCGCGTCTACGCGCTCAACCGCAGCCAGATGATTAATGGCACGGGCGCGCCCGCAGCCGGTGCGGTCGCCTTCACGATCTTGCCGGCGGCTCTGGGCGATACCTACAGCCTGGTGCCGGCGACCTTCCGCACCGGCAGCACACCACCGGCAGGCGCGGCTGAATACTTTATGGCAATCGATAGCCCGGCAACCGGGGGCACGATTCTAAATAAAGTCTACACCTGGCGCTTCCATGTTGACTTTGCGACCCCTGCGAATTCCACTTTAGGGGTCGGGGCAACGCACACGCCGAACGGCACGACGACCGTCGACAACTTCGTTGACGCCTTCACCTCGACCAGCTCTCTTGTGCCGCAGAATGGCACGAGCCAGAAGCTCGACACGCTCGGCGACAAGCTGATGACGCCGCTGGTCTATCACAACCTGCTCGGCGTCGAATCGCTGTGGGCATCGCACACCATTAACAACAATCAGAACGGCACCGGCCCGACGGCCATACGTTGGTATCAGTTCAACGTCACCGGCGGCACGATTCCCGCAACGCCGCTGCAACAGCAGACCTTCAACAACGGCGCTGACGGCTTGTGGCGCTTCATGCCGAGCATTGCCGTTGATGCCCTCGGCAATATGTCTATCGGCTATATGACGTCGAGCAGCACGACCGAGCCGAGCATCACATACGCCGGACGATTGGTCTCCGATCCGCTGAACACGCTCGGGCAGGGCGAAGCGCAGCTTATCGCCGGCGGCGGCCACCAGACCAGCGCAAGCGGGCGCTGGGGCGATTACAGCTCCTTGAGCATTGACCCGTCCGACAATTGCACCTTCTGGCATGCCAACGAATACTACTCAGCGACCAGCACCTCGTCGTGGAAAACCCGCGTCGGGGCGTTCAAGTTCCCCACCTGTTCGGGCGGCACACAGGCGAAGGTGAAGACCTTTAACGCCAGCCGCGCCGCCGACGGGCGCGTCCTGTTGCAGTGGAACTCGTCTGTCGAAGTAGATAACCTCGGCTACCATGTCTACCGCGAGCAGAATGGCGTCCGCACGCGGATCACGCCGCAACTGGTCGGCGGCTCGGCGCTGCTGGTCGGGCCGGGCAAGTCTTTGCTGTCAGGTCACTCGTATAGCTGGGCCGACACGCCGCCGGCGGGTGCGGCGCGCTATTGGCTCGAAGACGTTGATCTGAATGGCAAGAGCACATGGCACGGGCCGTTCGTCGCGACCGCCACGCCGGCCAAGAATTCGGCAGCCGGCCTCGGCCAATCGCTGATGCTGAGCCAGCTCGGGCTGCGCGAATCGATGCTCGTTAGCGGCACCATTTCGCAGGCTGCCGTCAATGCCGCGCCGCTCGCGCCGCTCACGCCCGTGGCCTTGAAAGCGCAGTCGGCGCTGGCCGCACGGCCGGCGGTGAAGATGGCCATCAAGCAGGAAGGCTTCTATCGCGTCACGCAAGCGGAACTGGTCGCGGCGGGGCTCGACCCGCGCGTTGATCCGCGCTCCTTGCAATTGTTCGTTGACGGCGTCGAGCAGCCCATCAAGGTGCGCGGCGAGCAGGATGGGCGCTTTGACGCGGGCGACGCTATTGAATTTTATGCGACGGGGCTCGATGTCGCTTCGACAGACACGCGCGTCTACTGGCTGGCCGCCGGCGACGCGATGGGCAAGCGCATCAATACCGCCGTCGCCAAAGGCAAGCCGGCGGTGGCGAGTGATTTCCCTTACACGATTGAGCGCAAAGACCGCAGCGTCTATTTCACCGTGCTGCGAAACGGCGAGGGCGAGAACTTCTTTGGCGCGACGGTGTCGGGCCAGCCGCTCGACCAGTCGTTGTGGGTTCAGCATCTGGCGGCAAAGAAGAACGACACGGCCACCGTCGAGGTGTCATTGCAAGGTCTGACGCATCTGCCGCACACGGTCGCCCTGCAACTGAACGGCGCGGAGATCGGCACACTCGATTTCACCGGCCAGTCCGCCGGTAAAACGAGCCTGGCCATCCCCGCATCGTTGCTCAAAGAGGGCGAAAATCATGTGCAACTGGTGGCGCGCGGCGGACCGAGTGATGTCAGTCTGCTAGACGCTATTCGCATCACCTATCCGCACAGCTTCGTAGCCGACAACAACGCTTTACGGCTGACGGCGCAGGGTGGCCAGCAAGTCAGCATCGCGGGCTTCACGGGCGCGGCGGTGCGGCTGATTGACGTCACCGACGCGAACGCCGTGCAGGAGATTCAAGGCGCGGTCAGCGGCGGCAAAGGCGGCTATGCGATCACGGCGGCGGTTCCGGGCGCGGGCGAGCGGCGGTTGCTGGCGCTCAGTGATTCGCAGATCAAGAAGCCTGTGACCACCACCGCCAATCAACCTTCGAGGTGGCGGCGCGCGGCGAACGGCGCGGACCTGTTGATCTTCACGCGACGCGACTTTGCGGCGGCCTTACAGCCGCTCGTCGCCTTGAGGCAGAGCCAGGGGCTGAGCGTCGCGGTCGTTGACGTCGAAGACGTCTATGACGAATTCAGCTTCGGCAACAAGACGCCGCAAGCCTTGAAGGACTTCGTCAGCTACGCGGCAAGCCACTGGAAGCAGGCGCCGCGTTTCCTCTTGCTTGCCGGCAGCGCCAGCTATGACGCGCGCAACTATCTCGGCTTCGGCGACAGCGATGTGGTGCCGACCAAGCTCATCGATACGGCAGAGATGGAGACCGCCAGCGACGACTGGTTTGCCGACATCGCCGATGACGGGCTGGCGCGGCTGGCCGTCGGCCGTCTGCCGGCGCGCACGCCTACGGAAGCGGCGGCGCTCGTCGCCAAGATCATCGCCTATGAGCATTCCAGCCCGGCGCGGGAAGCGACACTGGTGGCCGACGCCAACGATGGCTTTAACTTTGAGACGGCGGCGCGGCAGCTTGCGACATTGATGCCCGATACACTGAAGGTCAACCAGATCGCCCGCGGCGCCGGCGACAGCACGGCTCGCGGCGAACTGCTGGCGGCGCTTAGTCGCGGGCAGAAGGTGGTCAATTATGTCGGTCACGGCAACGTCAACCTGTGGCGCGGCGACCTGCTGACGAACGAAGACGCCAGCCGTTTGACGAACGCCGATCACCTGCCGCTGTTTGTGATGATGACCTGCTTGAATGGCTACTTCATAGACCCGGCGCTCGACAGCCTGGGCGGCAGTCTCTTGAAAGCCGAGCGCGGTGGCGCGGTGGCGGTGTGGGCGTCGTCAGGCATCACAGGCCCGGCAGACCAGGCGCAGATGAACCAGCAGCTCTATCGCTTGCTGTTCGGCGATGCCGGACTGCGAATGGGCGAAGCGGTGACGAAAGCCAAAGCCGCCATCAGCGACCGGGACGTGCGCCGCACCTGGATACTGCTCGGCGACCCGACGATGAAGCTGCGTTGA